The Emys orbicularis isolate rEmyOrb1 chromosome 4, rEmyOrb1.hap1, whole genome shotgun sequence genomic sequence caaaatcctgcagctccactgctccagagctgctccgcATTCCAGCTCCAGAGCCCTGATTTCCAAGCATTTTAAAAAGCGACAGACCCAGTAAATACAAGATCTGTAAATTCAGACATTCTAGAGCTGAATAATGATGTTTCACAGCTCAAAACCTACTCTTCCAGTTTGCATATCAGTAGCTAGAAGGCTTAAGAGCGCATGTTAAGTTTGACAACTGGCTTCCACGCACATACAGAACCCAAGTCTAACGCCTAATCACAAGCCTGATTTATTACTATATTGTCTCATACACCCTTGCCTCCACAAATACTGCCCAGCATTAACCCATGTTGCACAGATTAGCTCAACCACCTATACCAACTGCTTAATTTTTTCATATTGTAAAATACAGAGCTGACTTGCTTTTTGCCCAACCACCAAGTCTTTCTAGTGACCGAATGAAGAACATGCACCCAGACCAAGTCCTTGATGCCAAATTTGCTGAGCTGAAGCGTACAGCCAAACTACAGACTGAAGAAAAAAAGGGCTTATAAAAAAACATGACTTAGTTTCCTTTCAAACTGTTTTAAAGCAGGTGCCCTGTTAAGGTCGATCAGGAACAGTTCTCTTCAGATGGGCTGGAGCTGATTTAGCAGAGTATTTAAATGTGTACTTAAGCCTTAGAAACAGACTTGTTAACTGAACTAATGAGTCAGGTTTACACCACCATAGTGCCCAACAGATGATGAATATGCATTTGAATTAGGGCTGCTGTGATTTAAAATATGATTCTGCTCCCTATAGTGACCTTTCTTCAAAATCAAGACAGGACAAGAGTCTAGAAAGTCAAAATTCTGcactgtagctgctgtgaaatCCCTTACACGGCTTCATGCCCGAAGCGTACACTACTACCAAGCACGGACCTATACGGTACAAGCCTGTTCTAATTCCTGGCTAACTGAAACCGAACCACATGCCTGCAGTGTCAGGAGCTTATCTCACAGGGTGCGCATCTCTTCCTGCAAGACGCCAAACGCCCTCAACTCCCACCCACTTCAGTGAGCATTTAGGGTCCCCAGCATTCTGCAATATCAGGCTCTCCTCCagtttctcttaaaaaaaaaaaaagtcaactacTGACAAGTTACATTCTCCCCTCAGGTCAGCAGCTGAATGCTCTAGTTGTGTTCCCTAAATGCACAGAAGGGGACTGACCAGATATTGATCACTGGCTTTATCTTTATCTTAAGAAAGAAGCTGAAGGATACCTACAGTTCAGCCCTGAGAGTAGAAATCCACATACCATGGCAGGCAGCTAGTTGCTTCATTAAATCCCACCCCCCACAGGACACGTAACTGACTTCTGAGGTTggagtttacttttttttttttttttttaccttcttcATTTGAAATTTGATAGTAGACTTGACCTCGTCCATCTTGGCCACCATGTTCTCATTgtgggtgaggagggaggggaactTGCCAGCTTTGTTCAGACCTGGACCCAGGATACGAGGAATCTGTTTGATCAGAGACTCTGAAGCCAGGAAGGCATCATACTTCTTagctatggggaaaaaatgtaatgCGTGTGATTGCCgttttttcctcattttaattCTGGGCTTGATTTCCTCCTCAACTAGCAGCAGTTTGCAAGTTTCTCCAAGAGCAACTaattaaagcaggggtaggcaacctatggcacgtgtgccaaaggcggcacacgagctgattttcagtggcactcacactgcccgggtcctggccacccgtccgggggcctctgtattttaatttaattttaaatgaagcttcttaaataaggtttttaaaatgtttactttacatacaacaatagtttagttatatattatagacttatagaaagagaccttctaaaaacgttaaaaatttattactggcacgcgaaaccttaaattagagtgaataaatgaagacttggcagaccacttctgaaaggttgctgacccctgaattaaaGCGTTCACACCAAAGACTCGTGTATTTACAGACTCTTCAGAGACTCTAGAACTAAGTCACAAGGTAGGCCAAgcctacactagggcttttgccagtatCTCTTTTAGGAATGTGATTTTATGATTTGATAGAAAATgacctagtgtagatgcagttataccagaaaAGATAAGACCAGACAGTATGAGTAGATGCTCAAGCCAACAACCATACTTCAGATCTAGTAGCCAACTTCCTCCTAACAAGGCAGTGAGCAGGAGTCTGGCTGCTGGGGGAACTCCACACTGGTCACATTTGGCACTGCAGGAGTGTTAACTatctgtaaaaataacaggagtacttgtggcaccttagagactaacaaatttattagagcataagctttcgtgggctacaacccacttcttcggatgcatatagagtgaaccatatattgaggagatatatatacacacacaggtatgtgtgtgtatatatatctcctcaatatatggttcactctatatgcatccgaagaagtgggttgtagcccacgaaagcttatgctctaataaatttgttagtctctaaggtgccacaagtactcctgttatttttgcggatacagactaacacggctgctactctgaaacttaactATCTGTGACACCCTTCCCCCCAGAGATGTGTTACAGGTATACTGGCAGCTCTAGCCCTTCAGAATTCTACTCACCCAGCTTTTTCACTAGCTTCTTGTTCTTGTTGAGTTTCTTCAGAGCCTCGATGTCCATGTGAGGGATATCAACTGCTTTGGCCTCATCACAGTGTTGCTGGTCCCCCAGCACGCAGACTGAGAATTTAGGGCGTGGGGTGGACTTGAGCCTGTCAGGAAGGGAAGATGACACCACATACTGTCACTATGCACTGCCAGCACCACACACCTTAAGGGGAGCACACAGAGCCACAGCAGAGAAACCTTACCACAGTCACCTGCGATTCTTCATCCACCAGCCTCTAATCTGGCTTCTCCAATTGGTCGGTGGGATCAGCACAGAAGCCTCACCACACCTCCCCTCATGTTTTAAGACCCAGGGTAGGGGTCCGTCCAGCCACACCCATGTAGAGATCTGGGGGGGTCTGAACTACCCGGGCAATTCagcactgcaccctcctgccactGTATCAAGCAGTCAATGTGCTGCTCACCACATGTACATTCAAAGtgcctggagggagtggggtgcaggctgaaggcTGGGTGGGATCAGAAAATGCCGAACCTGACTGTGCCAGAGAAACGCTTGTCCTTCTGCGGATCATAGTTTTTCAGACTGATCTGCAACTCCACAGTTTCTGTAAACCTGataaacagaaaaagaaacaggCCAGGTCAGAATTTAAGAACCCAGTAAAACAAGATGAATAGCAACAAACATTGGAAAAGCTATAGTAACATCTAGAAGAGCACAGAGACACTGCcacaaacccttccccccccttcaccaGAGATTTCCAGTTATGGAGTTGGCATTTGGGGAAGGGCGGTACCCACAGCAGAGCAGAGTTCTTACTTGCGTGGTTTCACCTGAGTCCCTTGCAGGACCTCCTTCACTGCTTCGTACAAAGTGTCACGGGAAACTTTGCTGCTGTAGATGTGAAAGGCACAAAGAGCAGGTCAGGCACTTGAAAGGATCAACTGAATGAATCACTCTGGACAGGTTGCAACTGCAGGTACATCAGCATCTAAAACCACCTTTAATCCCACCAACCAGGGGAGCTGTTGAGCCCACAGCATTCTGGGGGAATGAAACGAACCATTCCCCTGTAATGATGTGAACTCAAATACAACAGTCTGGGGCCAGCGCAGCACTGATAAAAATGAAACTGACATGCCCAGGTTCACTGTGCAGGCCCAAAAAAGTGCAAAAATAACTGAACAGCAACAATGGTGAATTGTAAGTTAGATCCATTGTTCTTTCAGCTTCACTCTCAGGCACTCACAGCAGGGTGACtccatttttaaatacagtaacaATTTCTCTTTTCAGCCCATTTCATTCCACAGCCCCAGAGGCGCTGAagccagaaaagcagccacaGTGAAGGTTTCTTCCTTAGTGAGCCTTAACCCCACCATGGAGGGGCCCATTCTAGGAGCAAGAGTATAAAGAGTTTATAAAATATAGCTGGGTTCACcaaagaattagctaagttcatggagagcaagtccatcaacagctattagccaagatggtcagggactcaAGCCCATGCTCCACGTGTCCCTAAACCTCggactgccaggagctgggactggacaacgggaCACCCCGCT encodes the following:
- the LOC135877294 gene encoding LOW QUALITY PROTEIN: large ribosomal subunit protein uL1-like (The sequence of the model RefSeq protein was modified relative to this genomic sequence to represent the inferred CDS: deleted 1 base in 1 codon), with translation MRYLYRDLSAPAPFRPAHPRYRESARTGLKMSSKVSRDTLYEAVKEVLQGTQVKPRKFTETVELQISLKNYDPQKDKRFSGTVRLKSTPRPKFSVCVLGDQQHCDEAKAVDIPHMDIEALKKLNKNKKLVKKLAKKYDAFLASESLIKQIPRILGPGLNKAGKFPSLLTHNENMVAKMDEVKSTIKFQMKKVLCLAVAVGHVKMTEDELVYNIHLAINFLVSLLKKNWQNVRALYIKSTMGKPQRLY